The following DNA comes from Paenibacillus crassostreae.
TGTAACTGGGAGATCCATAGCTTTACCATCCCTAACAATGTTAAGTGTAATTTCAGTGTTTATTTCCTGTGTCTGAATGAAATCGATTAGATCCTGGCTTGCAACATAATCAGTACCATTGATTCCAGCGATAATATCATATGGACGAATATCCGCTAGGTATGCTGGTGATTTATAGATAACCTCTGCAACTAACGATCCTTCTTTTAAATCTGTACCCATTTGATTGGCTACTTCATCAGTCATTGTAATTAAAGATGCTCCAATAAAAGGAATGGGTTCTTTCGGAATCTCTTGATTACTCTCAAGTTGTTCTACTACTTCTTTAATAACACTCGTTGGAATCGCAAAACCAATTCCTTGAGCATCAGCACTAACCGCCACATTCATACCAATAACTTCGCCATTTAGATTTAGAAGCGGTCCACCAGAATTACCGGAATTAATCGAAGCATCGGTTTGAAGTAAATGCTTATACGTATTAGTACCACTTCCATCTTCAGCAGCTATATCAATGCTACGTTCTTTTGCACTAAGCACACCTGAAGTAACCGTATGGTCAAATCCCTGTGGATTACCGATAGCCACAACTTCTTCTCCAACAGTAGCAGCATCCGAATCTCCTAATGGAAGGATAGGGAAGCTCGTATCTCCTTCTATCTTCAGCACAGCTAAGTCAAGATCTTCACTAGATCCTAGCAATTTAGCCTCATATGGCTTGCTATTGCCTTCTAGAGTTACTTGTATCACATCTGCACTATTGATAACATGTTGATTTGTTAGAATATAACCTGCTTCATCGTAAATAAATCCTGAACCAATACCATAAGCAACTAGTTGATCTTCATCTGTTTGAGACTGAGAGTCTGTGGATGAGCCATCCCCATTATTTCTGCTACTCCCACCAAATTGGTCACCGAAGAAATAAGAGAATGGATCACTTGAATATGGATTAGTCTGTGTAACACTTCCTGATTTAACAAAAGTTGCAATCTTCACAACTGCCGGGCTTGCAACTTTATATACTGTCGATACATCTCCTTGATTCGTTAAAGGTAACAATGTCGTTGTAGCATTAGACGACTCCGAGTTATTGTTTGAGGTTGCTACCGCATTCGATTCTACCGGAGCAACTGCTGCTAATGGTGTATCCGGTGTGAATAAGTTCATCCGATCCGCTGTAAACATTAAAGACGAGATCACAACCATACCTGCTAAGAATGAAACCAATATCGTTTTAACAGAACTTTTTGGTTTTTGATTGAACTGCCAGTTCCCATTTCCACCAGAACTATTATTGCTATTCCCGCCACTATGGTCAGAGCGTGATGAATTAAATTCGTTCACCGTAGGCAAAGTACGCAGCGGCTGCGGAGGCGTAACTTCTACATCTTCTCTAGAACCGCCGTCATAAGAACTTATTTCGCTCTTCATCATGCTATCTTTATTTATGGATTGAAATGGTCCGTAGGAATAATAATATGAAGAACCTGTTTCTGGATCTGTAGTTTCTTTACCTTTTGCCATTTCCCGATCCAACTCACTGTCTAACTGTCCAAATTTATTATCGCGTTCATCCATGTTCTATTACCTCCCATTTCCCTTAGCTTACTGTTGTAAGTGGGATATCCGTTGATCTATTAACTGTTCTTATCATGCACCATCAACCTTAAAGTCACATTAAAAACAATTTAAAGAGAGATAAAACATATTCGGATCAACATCGACACTATATTACTTCTTTACCAACCCTTTTCGATGAGCATAAATTGCTAATTGAGTACGATCGTCCAATTCGCATTTCATGAGTAGATTACTAACATGTGTCTTTACTGTCTTAATACTGATATGCAGTTCCTCTCCAATGTCCTTATTACTTTTACCTTCAGCAATTAAGAGAAGGACCTCTTTCTCACGTTCTGTAAGACCAGAGGAATCAGTCTCAACCGTACGTTGACGAATCCCTCTAGATAGCGCTTGAGAGACATCCCCTGTCATAACTGGCATGCCTCTACACGCTCCTATTAATGCATATATGAGTTCCTCTGCTGATACTGTTTTTAGAACATAACTCACCGCTCCAGCCTCAATAGCATCTACCACTAGGTGATCTTCTAGGAAACTAGTTAATATCACTATTTTCATATTAGGATATTCTTTCATGACTGCTTTGGTTGTCTCGGCTCCATTCATAATAGGCATCATTAAATCCATTAATATTAAATCAGGAAGATTTTCCGCCAACT
Coding sequences within:
- a CDS encoding S1C family serine protease, translating into MDERDNKFGQLDSELDREMAKGKETTDPETGSSYYYSYGPFQSINKDSMMKSEISSYDGGSREDVEVTPPQPLRTLPTVNEFNSSRSDHSGGNSNNSSGGNGNWQFNQKPKSSVKTILVSFLAGMVVISSLMFTADRMNLFTPDTPLAAVAPVESNAVATSNNNSESSNATTTLLPLTNQGDVSTVYKVASPAVVKIATFVKSGSVTQTNPYSSDPFSYFFGDQFGGSSRNNGDGSSTDSQSQTDEDQLVAYGIGSGFIYDEAGYILTNQHVINSADVIQVTLEGNSKPYEAKLLGSSEDLDLAVLKIEGDTSFPILPLGDSDAATVGEEVVAIGNPQGFDHTVTSGVLSAKERSIDIAAEDGSGTNTYKHLLQTDASINSGNSGGPLLNLNGEVIGMNVAVSADAQGIGFAIPTSVIKEVVEQLESNQEIPKEPIPFIGASLITMTDEVANQMGTDLKEGSLVAEVIYKSPAYLADIRPYDIIAGINGTDYVASQDLIDFIQTQEINTEITLNIVRDGKAMDLPVTIGNRNDFETSSNQ
- a CDS encoding response regulator — protein: MGDKIRILLVDDHDMVRMGLKTYLMLESKFEVIGEARDGQEVTGMLKNELAENLPDLILMDLMMPIMNGAETTKAVMKEYPNMKIVILTSFLEDHLVVDAIEAGAVSYVLKTVSAEELIYALIGACRGMPVMTGDVSQALSRGIRQRTVETDSSGLTEREKEVLLLIAEGKSNKDIGEELHISIKTVKTHVSNLLMKCELDDRTQLAIYAHRKGLVKK